A region of Corvus cornix cornix isolate S_Up_H32 chromosome 3, ASM73873v5, whole genome shotgun sequence DNA encodes the following proteins:
- the ALDH8A1 gene encoding 2-aminomuconic semialdehyde dehydrogenase: protein MAHPQALLVLENFIGGKFVPCSSYIDSYNPSTGDVYCRVPDSGKEEVEAAVKAAKDAFPVWSSKSPLERSQILNKLADLIEHDLEAFAQAESKDQGKTITFARTVDIPRAVHNFRFFASSILHHVTECTEMPTMGCVHYTSRAPVGVAGLISPWNLPLYLLTWKIAPAIACGNTVVAKPSEMTSVTAWMMCKLLEKAGVPPGVVNVVFGTGAKAGEALVCHPDVPLISFTGSTLTAQRITERSAPHCKRLSLELGGKNPAIVFDDADLSQCIPTTVRSSFANQGEICLCTSRIFVQRGIYSEFLKRFVAEAKKWKTGNPSDPTVDVGALISKEHLEKVRNYVKKAQAEGARVLCGEGVDPLALPPGNQKGYFMLPTVIAEVKDESCCMQEEIFGPVTCVVAFDTEEEVIKRANGVKYGLAATVWSGNVGRVHRVAHRLQSGLVWTNCWLVRDLNLPFGGMKASGIGREGAKDSYEFFTEVKTITIKH from the exons ATGGCTCACCCACAGGCTCTCTTAGTGCTGGAAAACTTCATTGGTGGCAAATTTGTTCCTTGTTCCTCCTACATAGACTCCTATAATCCATCCACCGGAGATGTCTATTGCAGGGTTCCAGACAGTGGCAAAGAAGAG gTGGAAGCTGCTGTCAAAGCTGCCAAGGATGCCTTCCCAGTTTGGTCCTCAAAAAGTCCATTGGAAAGATCTCAGATCCTGAACAAATTGGCAGACCTGATTGAACATGACTTGGAAGCATTTGCACAAGCAGAGTCAAAAGATCAGG gaaaaactATTACGTTTGCCAGAACAGTGGACATCCCTCGGGCCGTGCACAACTTCCGTTTCTTCGCCTCTTCCATCCTTCATCATGTCACAGAGTGCACCGAGATGCCAACCATGGGCTGTGTGCACTACACCTCGAGGGCACCTGTGGGAGTTG ctGGTTTAATCAGTCCTTGGAATTTGCCACTGTATTTGTTGACTTGGAAAATAGCTCCTGCCATTGCATGTGGAAATACTGTGGTTGCCAAGCCAAGTGAGATGACATCTGTCACAGCCTGGATGATGTGCAAGCTCTTGGAGAAAGCAG GGGTGCCTCCGGGGGTGGTGAATGTCGTGTTTGGAACGGGTGCCAAGGCAGGAGAGGCCCTGGTGTGCCACCCCGACGTGCCTCTGATCTCCTTCACGGGCAGCACGCTGACGGCCCAGCGGATCACGGAGAGAAGTGCTCCACACTGCAAGCGGCTCTCGCTGGAGCTGGGCGGCAAAAACCCCGCCATCGTCTTCGATGATGCTGACTTGAGCCAGTGCATCCCCACCACCGTGAGGTCCAGCTTTGCCAACCAG GGTGAGATCTGTCTTTGTACCTCCAGGATCTTTGTTCAGAGGGGAATATACAGTGAGTTTTTGAAGAGGTTTGTGGCAGAGGCCAAGAAGTGGAAGACTGGGAATCCCTCAGATCCTACAGTCGACGTGGGAGCACTAATAAGTAAAGAGCATCTAGAAAAG gtAAGGAACTATGTGAAGAAAGCCCAGGCTGAAGGAGCCAGAGTCCTCTGTGGAGAGGGAGTGGATCCTTTGGCCCTCCCACCTGGCAACCAGAAAGGCTATTTCATGTTGCCCACAGTTATTGCTGAAGTCAAGGATGAATCTTGTTGCATGCAAGAAGAGATTTTTGGTCCTGTGACATGTGTGGTAGCATTTGATACAGAAGAAGAGGTGATCAAAAGAGCCAACGGTGTGAAATATGGCTTGGCAGCCACGGTGTGGTCCGGCAACGTGGGACGTGTTCACAGGGTGGCACACAGGCTGCAGTCTGGATTGGTGTGGACCAACTGCTGGCTTGTGAGAGACCTGAACTTGCCATTTGGTGGGATGAAAGCCTCAGGCAtaggcagggagggagcaaagGATTCCTACGAGTTCTTCACTGAGGTCAAGACCATCACAATAAAGCACTGA